One segment of Falco biarmicus isolate bFalBia1 chromosome 12, bFalBia1.pri, whole genome shotgun sequence DNA contains the following:
- the PAPOLG gene encoding poly(A) polymerase gamma isoform X2, giving the protein MKHFGVFEDEEELNHRRVVLGKLSNLVKEWISELGERKNLPPSAGAANASGKIATFGSYRLGVHTKGADIDAVCIAPRHVERSDFFQSFLEKLKRQEKIKCLRAVEDAYVPVVKFEFDGIEIDLVFARLLVQTVSDNLDLRDDSHLRNLDIRCIRSLNGCRVTDEILNLVPNKDNFRLTLRAIKLWAKQRGIYSNVLGFLGGVSWAMLVARTCQLYPNALPSTLLNKFFLVFSKWEWPNPVMLKQPEESNLNLPVWDPRVNPLDRHHVMPIITPAYPQQNSTYNVSVSTRAVMIEELKHGLAVTNEILQGKADWSKLFEPLNFFQKYKHYIVLTASAFTEEHSLKWAGLVESKIRLLVGSLERNEFITIAHVKPQSFPGKQEPYKQNRYVSMWFIGIVFKKADNSEVVNIDLTYVIQSFTNTVYRHASNLNVLKEDMKIEATYVKKKHLHYFLPEEALQKKKKQSMTIYNQNMYGLQYKTNPSDGSYLDSSRNMDSRTPKYSSSFNKISTWDTSPAEIQRNSMYLRCNGTGDQEKMPCVFMPSVPKGPSAPVVDSQMEATVAVRASGPPAGFTTPGPNKTSQLGACFVKGQHEFSRTPIAEPNNAVPKWPYSQNSKGYYSPISQEYPKKAISGDKLTRRDSVFKDAGKPQDVRRSMENGGLGGKATQVQFVNGTRSQGF; this is encoded by the exons ATGAAACATTTTGGGGTATTtgaagatgaggaagaactGAATCACAG gagGGTTGTTCTTGGGAAACTGAGTAACTTGGTCAAAGAATGGATTTCAGAACTTGGTGAGAGAAAG AATCTTCCCccttcagcaggagcagcaaatGCTAGTGGCAAAATAGCTACATTTGGTTCCTACAGACTTGGAGTACACACTAAAG GTGCTGACATAGATGCTGTCTGTATTGCTCCTAGACATGTGGAAAGATcggatttttttcagtcattcttggaaaaactgaaacgtcaggagaaaataaaatgtctaaGA GCAGTTGAAGACGCCTATGTACCTGTTGTCAAATTCGAGTTTGATGGTATTGAG attGACCTTGTGTTTGCGAGACTGTTAGTGCAGACTGTTTCTGACAATCTTGATCTCAGAGATGACTCGCATCTGAGAAACCTGGATATAAGATGTATACGGAGCTTAAATG GTTGCAGGGTTACTGATGAAATACTAAATCTAGTGCCAAATAAAGATAACTTCCGGCTCACACTCCGTGCAATCAAACTGTGGGCCAAAC AGCGCGGCATTTACTCCAACGTTCTGGGATTTCTTGGTGGAGTTTCCTGGGCAATGCTAGTAGCAAGAACATGTCAACTCTACCCGAATGCTTTGCCTTCTACACTTCTTAACAAGTTCTTCTTGGTTTTTTCAAAATG GGAATGGCCAAATCCTGTAATGCTGAAACAACCTGAAGAGAGCAACCTTAATTTACCAGTATGGGACCCTAGG GTGAACCCCTTGGACCGTCATCACGTAATGCCTATCATCACACCTGCCTACCCACAACAGAACTCTACATACAATGTGTCTGTGTCAACACGAGCGGTAATGATAGAGGAGCTCAAACATG GTCTTGCAGTTACAAATGAGATTCTCCAAGGAAAAGCGGACTGGTCAAAGCTCTTTGAACCACTAaacttctttcagaaatacaa aCATTATATTGTGCTGACTGCTAGTGCCTTTACGGAAGAGCATAGCTTGAAGTG GGCTGGCCTTGTCGAATCTAAAATTCGTCTGCTGGTTGGAAGCTTGGAGAGGAATGAATTTATAACCATTGCACATGTAAAGCCACAGTCTTTCCCTGGCAAGCAAGAACCCTATAAACA GAACAGATACGTGTCAATGTGGTTCATTGGAATCGTATTTAAGAAAGCGGACAATTCAGAAGTTGTTAATATTGATTTAACTTATGTCATACAGTCATTCACAAATACAG TTTACAGGCACGCTAGCAACCTCAATGTGCTGAAGGAAGATATGAAGATTGAGGCAACTtatgtgaagaaaaagcatctcCACTATTTTCTGCCTGAAGAGgccttacagaaaaaaaagaag CAAAGTATGACAATTTACAATCAAAATATGTATGGGCTTCAGTACAAAACGAATCCTTCAGATGGAAGCTATTTGGACAGTTCCAGAAACATGGACTCCAGGACACCAAAATACTCCTCTTCATTCAATAAAATATCTACATGGGACACCTCTCCAGCAGAGATACAAAG AAATTCTATGTATTTGAGATGTAACGGTACTGGTGATCAAGAGAAGATGCCTTGTGTATTTATGCCATCAGTGCCTAAGGGACCCTCCGCTCCTGTTGTTGATTCAC AAATGGAGGCTACAGTTGCAGTGAGAGCATCAGGACCTCCAGCCGGTTTCACCACTCCAGGACCTAACAAAACTTCTCAACTTGGAGCATGTTTTGTCAAAGGACAGCATGAATTCAGCAGGACTCCAATTGCGGAGCCTAATAATGCTGTGCCTAAATGGCCTTATTCACAGAACTCTAAGGGATATTATTCACCTATATCACAAGAATACCCAAAAAAAGCAATAAGTGGAGACAAG TTAACCAGACGGGACTCTGTGTTCAAAGATGCTGGCAAACCACAAGATGTCAGAAGATCtatggaaaat ggtggCCTTGGAGGAAAAGCCACGCAGGTTCAATTTGTCAACGGCACAAGATCACAG GGTTTTTAA
- the PAPOLG gene encoding poly(A) polymerase gamma isoform X1 yields MKHFGVFEDEEELNHRRVVLGKLSNLVKEWISELGERKNLPPSAGAANASGKIATFGSYRLGVHTKGADIDAVCIAPRHVERSDFFQSFLEKLKRQEKIKCLRAVEDAYVPVVKFEFDGIEIDLVFARLLVQTVSDNLDLRDDSHLRNLDIRCIRSLNGCRVTDEILNLVPNKDNFRLTLRAIKLWAKQRGIYSNVLGFLGGVSWAMLVARTCQLYPNALPSTLLNKFFLVFSKWEWPNPVMLKQPEESNLNLPVWDPRVNPLDRHHVMPIITPAYPQQNSTYNVSVSTRAVMIEELKHGLAVTNEILQGKADWSKLFEPLNFFQKYKHYIVLTASAFTEEHSLKWAGLVESKIRLLVGSLERNEFITIAHVKPQSFPGKQEPYKQNRYVSMWFIGIVFKKADNSEVVNIDLTYVIQSFTNTVYRHASNLNVLKEDMKIEATYVKKKHLHYFLPEEALQKKKKQSMTIYNQNMYGLQYKTNPSDGSYLDSSRNMDSRTPKYSSSFNKISTWDTSPAEIQRNSMYLRCNGTGDQEKMPCVFMPSVPKGPSAPVVDSQMEATVAVRASGPPAGFTTPGPNKTSQLGACFVKGQHEFSRTPIAEPNNAVPKWPYSQNSKGYYSPISQEYPKKAISGDKLTRRDSVFKDAGKPQDVRRSMENGGLGGKATQVQFVNGTRSQVLFIVRLCS; encoded by the exons ATGAAACATTTTGGGGTATTtgaagatgaggaagaactGAATCACAG gagGGTTGTTCTTGGGAAACTGAGTAACTTGGTCAAAGAATGGATTTCAGAACTTGGTGAGAGAAAG AATCTTCCCccttcagcaggagcagcaaatGCTAGTGGCAAAATAGCTACATTTGGTTCCTACAGACTTGGAGTACACACTAAAG GTGCTGACATAGATGCTGTCTGTATTGCTCCTAGACATGTGGAAAGATcggatttttttcagtcattcttggaaaaactgaaacgtcaggagaaaataaaatgtctaaGA GCAGTTGAAGACGCCTATGTACCTGTTGTCAAATTCGAGTTTGATGGTATTGAG attGACCTTGTGTTTGCGAGACTGTTAGTGCAGACTGTTTCTGACAATCTTGATCTCAGAGATGACTCGCATCTGAGAAACCTGGATATAAGATGTATACGGAGCTTAAATG GTTGCAGGGTTACTGATGAAATACTAAATCTAGTGCCAAATAAAGATAACTTCCGGCTCACACTCCGTGCAATCAAACTGTGGGCCAAAC AGCGCGGCATTTACTCCAACGTTCTGGGATTTCTTGGTGGAGTTTCCTGGGCAATGCTAGTAGCAAGAACATGTCAACTCTACCCGAATGCTTTGCCTTCTACACTTCTTAACAAGTTCTTCTTGGTTTTTTCAAAATG GGAATGGCCAAATCCTGTAATGCTGAAACAACCTGAAGAGAGCAACCTTAATTTACCAGTATGGGACCCTAGG GTGAACCCCTTGGACCGTCATCACGTAATGCCTATCATCACACCTGCCTACCCACAACAGAACTCTACATACAATGTGTCTGTGTCAACACGAGCGGTAATGATAGAGGAGCTCAAACATG GTCTTGCAGTTACAAATGAGATTCTCCAAGGAAAAGCGGACTGGTCAAAGCTCTTTGAACCACTAaacttctttcagaaatacaa aCATTATATTGTGCTGACTGCTAGTGCCTTTACGGAAGAGCATAGCTTGAAGTG GGCTGGCCTTGTCGAATCTAAAATTCGTCTGCTGGTTGGAAGCTTGGAGAGGAATGAATTTATAACCATTGCACATGTAAAGCCACAGTCTTTCCCTGGCAAGCAAGAACCCTATAAACA GAACAGATACGTGTCAATGTGGTTCATTGGAATCGTATTTAAGAAAGCGGACAATTCAGAAGTTGTTAATATTGATTTAACTTATGTCATACAGTCATTCACAAATACAG TTTACAGGCACGCTAGCAACCTCAATGTGCTGAAGGAAGATATGAAGATTGAGGCAACTtatgtgaagaaaaagcatctcCACTATTTTCTGCCTGAAGAGgccttacagaaaaaaaagaag CAAAGTATGACAATTTACAATCAAAATATGTATGGGCTTCAGTACAAAACGAATCCTTCAGATGGAAGCTATTTGGACAGTTCCAGAAACATGGACTCCAGGACACCAAAATACTCCTCTTCATTCAATAAAATATCTACATGGGACACCTCTCCAGCAGAGATACAAAG AAATTCTATGTATTTGAGATGTAACGGTACTGGTGATCAAGAGAAGATGCCTTGTGTATTTATGCCATCAGTGCCTAAGGGACCCTCCGCTCCTGTTGTTGATTCAC AAATGGAGGCTACAGTTGCAGTGAGAGCATCAGGACCTCCAGCCGGTTTCACCACTCCAGGACCTAACAAAACTTCTCAACTTGGAGCATGTTTTGTCAAAGGACAGCATGAATTCAGCAGGACTCCAATTGCGGAGCCTAATAATGCTGTGCCTAAATGGCCTTATTCACAGAACTCTAAGGGATATTATTCACCTATATCACAAGAATACCCAAAAAAAGCAATAAGTGGAGACAAG TTAACCAGACGGGACTCTGTGTTCAAAGATGCTGGCAAACCACAAGATGTCAGAAGATCtatggaaaat ggtggCCTTGGAGGAAAAGCCACGCAGGTTCAATTTGTCAACGGCACAAGATCACAGGTATTATTTATTGTCCGTTTGTGTTCATAG